In Myxococcales bacterium, a single genomic region encodes these proteins:
- a CDS encoding aromatic ring-hydroxylating dioxygenase subunit alpha: MLGPLFARQRQPFTGDDLARTRAAFAEAKPLPAAVYTDPEVFRLEQRSLLREGWLPMGRAADVPRPGDFMRPPSPWNVLVARGDDLVVRAFQNTCRHRAAELVTAPRGRVASFECPYHGWCYAKDGRLRAAPYAPAGFDAGTRGLIPVALATLGDLLFGRLREGAAQARDVAPVDSAPSWLRETELRHLVRVHEASWSVAANWKLLAENFQESHHFTRVHGSLERWTPNDDARSVLKSGPWLGGTMELVDEAETVSASGKRLGRPYLVAPALRRTVHDAMLFPLLLTSLQPDYLLTYRLVPKAPGQTEVHFDIFAHPEVRSPEAIVDLVDFWRRVNAEDGAICESQQRAFEGCPDASPACYASVEDGVHAFQLCVAEAYASAVAEEAP, encoded by the coding sequence GTGCTCGGTCCACTCTTCGCTCGCCAACGGCAGCCGTTCACCGGAGACGATCTCGCCCGCACGCGAGCAGCCTTCGCGGAGGCGAAGCCGCTTCCCGCTGCCGTTTACACCGACCCAGAGGTCTTCCGGCTCGAGCAACGCTCGCTGCTCCGCGAGGGCTGGCTCCCGATGGGCCGCGCCGCCGATGTACCCCGCCCCGGCGACTTCATGCGCCCGCCGTCGCCGTGGAACGTCCTCGTCGCGCGCGGCGACGACCTCGTCGTGCGCGCGTTTCAGAACACGTGCCGTCATCGCGCCGCAGAGCTCGTCACCGCTCCGCGAGGTCGAGTCGCGTCCTTTGAGTGTCCGTACCACGGCTGGTGTTATGCGAAGGACGGCAGGCTGCGCGCCGCCCCCTACGCGCCCGCGGGCTTCGACGCAGGGACGCGTGGACTAATCCCCGTGGCGCTGGCGACGCTCGGCGACCTCCTCTTCGGGCGCCTTCGTGAGGGCGCGGCGCAGGCGCGCGACGTCGCGCCCGTCGACTCGGCGCCTTCGTGGCTCCGCGAGACCGAGCTGCGCCACCTCGTGCGCGTCCACGAGGCCTCGTGGAGCGTGGCGGCCAACTGGAAGCTCCTCGCGGAGAACTTCCAGGAGTCGCATCACTTCACGCGCGTGCACGGCTCGCTCGAGCGATGGACGCCCAACGACGACGCGCGCTCGGTGCTCAAGAGCGGGCCGTGGCTCGGAGGCACGATGGAGCTCGTCGACGAGGCGGAGACGGTGTCGGCATCGGGGAAGCGGCTGGGGCGCCCGTACCTCGTCGCGCCAGCGCTCCGGCGCACGGTGCACGACGCGATGTTGTTTCCGCTCCTCCTGACGAGCCTGCAGCCCGACTACCTTCTGACCTACCGGCTCGTTCCCAAGGCGCCGGGCCAGACGGAGGTCCACTTCGACATTTTCGCGCATCCCGAGGTCCGCTCGCCTGAGGCGATCGTCGACCTCGTCGACTTCTGGCGCCGCGTGAACGCTGAGGACGGCGCCATTTGTGAGTCGCAGCAGCGAGCCTTCGAAGGCTGTCCCGATGCGAGTCCGGCGTGTTACGCGTCCGTCGAGGACGGCGTCCACGCATTTCAGCTTTGCGTCGCCGAAGCCTACGCGAGCGCCGTGGCGGAGGAAGCACCGTGA
- a CDS encoding bifunctional DNA primase/polymerase → MRTPTTFSVHVSEANEHGKREKNPLCKWGDVEEGEHREAEWARNTANAVGLATGKKSGVIVVDVDDLSVELPADYLETFTVRTNRGKHLYFVAPEGIPVPTLTAFPVEGTDLRGDGGYVVIEGLGYSIEKDVPPAPCPKSLLEAIAKHELKRSSKKTTSAAYTVDLRTPLGQKMLRAATEDAKTLSVGEPGNRDDHLFTAALQLVCTRGMPQDKAVELLVAHYCPRVSEDGRDTVAPKRVEYKCQEASEKGAREFVPFTDEDVAQWVKVSRSVHEAERRETWGLVSPEKVVRPALRENYRPLKSKDLVPATSPRETGFGDLTNILATHDAWAGRLTYDEFGE, encoded by the coding sequence GTGCGGACACCCACGACGTTCTCCGTGCACGTCAGTGAGGCCAACGAGCACGGGAAGCGAGAGAAGAACCCGCTGTGCAAGTGGGGTGACGTTGAAGAAGGCGAACACCGCGAAGCCGAGTGGGCTCGTAACACCGCGAACGCCGTGGGACTGGCCACGGGCAAGAAGAGCGGCGTGATCGTCGTGGACGTGGACGATCTCTCCGTGGAGCTCCCCGCGGACTACCTGGAGACCTTCACCGTGAGGACAAACCGCGGGAAGCACCTCTACTTCGTGGCACCTGAAGGCATCCCCGTTCCGACCCTCACGGCCTTCCCTGTCGAGGGCACAGACCTTCGAGGCGATGGGGGCTACGTCGTGATCGAGGGCCTTGGCTACTCAATCGAGAAGGACGTCCCTCCGGCGCCTTGCCCGAAGTCTCTTCTTGAGGCCATCGCGAAACACGAGCTGAAGAGGAGTAGCAAGAAGACAACCTCCGCCGCCTACACGGTCGACCTCAGAACGCCACTGGGTCAGAAGATGCTTCGCGCCGCGACGGAGGACGCGAAGACGCTGTCCGTTGGCGAGCCCGGCAATCGAGATGATCATCTGTTCACGGCGGCGCTACAGCTCGTGTGCACGCGAGGCATGCCACAGGACAAGGCGGTGGAGCTCCTCGTGGCGCACTACTGTCCCCGCGTGTCGGAGGATGGCAGGGACACGGTTGCCCCTAAACGTGTGGAGTACAAGTGTCAGGAGGCCTCGGAGAAGGGGGCCCGGGAGTTCGTTCCGTTCACGGATGAAGACGTCGCCCAATGGGTGAAGGTGTCGCGGTCCGTACACGAGGCAGAGAGGCGAGAGACGTGGGGCCTCGTTTCACCTGAGAAGGTCGTTCGGCCCGCCCTCAGGGAGAACTATCGCCCGCTGAAGTCCAAAGATCTGGTTCCCGCCACATCTCCACGGGAGACCGGTTTCGGAGACCTCACCAACATCCTCGCGACGCATGACGCTTGGGCGGGCCGCCTCACCTACGACGAGTTTGGAGAGTAG
- a CDS encoding helix-turn-helix domain-containing protein produces the protein MRRFLSWRDIAEELGVSRRTAFRIMHEAGAVNLHGLRLERANLEAWISEQKE, from the coding sequence CTGCGACGCTTCCTGTCGTGGAGGGACATCGCTGAAGAGTTAGGTGTTTCTCGTCGCACGGCGTTCCGAATCATGCACGAGGCAGGGGCCGTGAACCTTCATGGCCTCCGTCTTGAGCGCGCGAACCTAGAGGCCTGGATCAGCGAACAGAAAGAGTAG